The following coding sequences lie in one Bacillus solimangrovi genomic window:
- the menH gene encoding 2-succinyl-6-hydroxy-2,4-cyclohexadiene-1-carboxylate synthase → MKVRDINYHVETFGTGPALMMLHGFTGSSVNWYPLAEQLSDNFQVILVDIIGHGNTEKPRNVSRYSMEEVVRDIKEILVQLEIHKVNLLGYSMGGRVALSFAVTYPESVERLILESSSPGLKTIEERINRCEADQKLARKIESNGIEWFVKMWSEIPLFSSQRRLSDDLLEKQYELRMRNDSYGLVNSLRGMGTGSQPSLWDQLQDLSMPILIITGNEDEKFCNIAKEMTKKMKNAKNIVVNSAGHAIHLEQLQIFAKIVVDDLT, encoded by the coding sequence ATGAAGGTTCGTGACATTAATTATCACGTTGAAACATTTGGGACTGGCCCTGCACTTATGATGTTACATGGCTTTACGGGATCTTCAGTAAATTGGTATCCTTTAGCTGAACAACTATCAGATAATTTTCAAGTGATCCTTGTAGATATTATAGGTCATGGAAATACTGAAAAGCCCCGTAATGTATCACGTTATAGTATGGAAGAGGTTGTTAGGGACATTAAGGAAATACTTGTTCAGTTGGAAATTCACAAAGTGAACTTATTAGGTTATTCTATGGGTGGAAGAGTCGCTCTATCGTTTGCTGTAACGTATCCAGAAAGTGTAGAGAGATTAATTCTGGAAAGTAGTTCACCAGGACTAAAGACAATTGAAGAGCGAATTAATCGATGTGAAGCAGATCAAAAGCTCGCCCGTAAGATTGAAAGCAACGGTATTGAATGGTTTGTGAAGATGTGGAGTGAAATACCACTTTTTTCCTCACAAAGAAGATTGTCAGATGATCTGTTAGAGAAACAGTATGAGTTGCGTATGAGAAACGATTCTTATGGTTTAGTAAATAGCTTGCGAGGCATGGGAACAGGAAGTCAACCATCATTATGGGACCAACTACAAGATCTTTCTATGCCAATTTTGATAATTACAGGAAATGAAGACGAGAAATTCTGTAACATCGCCAAGGAAATGACAAAAAAAATGAAAAATGCAAAGAATATTGTTGTAAATAGTGCTGGACATGCAATTCATCTGGAACAATTACAAATCTTTGCTAAAATAGTAGTAGATGATTTAACATAG
- a CDS encoding TraR/DksA C4-type zinc finger protein, which yields MLTTQQKQKLQQILQERLNQINIHLRENDHFGNEWAHAQQSVGELSNYDNHPADTGTELFEREKDIALNDHIEQEKKEIANALQKMQDGSYGKCEICHKPIPYERLETIPTTLRCIEHTEERKLSNDRPIEETVRSTPFHSFNKEDQTNFFDGEDTFQILQHYGTSETPSDFSDNAIVDYNDMTIDEDELTDGVELFEQFVGSDLDGSGHHVYPNAAHERYESMLDENNERLNDLAESIIDENPK from the coding sequence ATGCTGACTACACAACAAAAACAAAAGCTCCAGCAAATTTTACAAGAACGACTCAACCAAATCAATATTCACTTACGAGAGAACGACCATTTTGGAAATGAATGGGCTCACGCTCAACAATCAGTAGGTGAGCTTTCAAACTACGATAACCATCCAGCAGATACAGGCACAGAATTATTTGAAAGAGAAAAGGACATTGCCTTAAACGACCATATTGAACAGGAAAAAAAAGAAATTGCAAACGCATTACAAAAAATGCAGGACGGTTCCTACGGGAAATGTGAGATCTGTCATAAACCCATCCCATACGAAAGACTTGAAACAATTCCAACTACTCTTCGTTGCATAGAGCATACAGAAGAAAGAAAGCTTTCAAACGATCGCCCAATTGAAGAAACTGTTCGCAGTACACCATTTCACTCATTTAATAAAGAAGATCAAACAAATTTTTTTGATGGTGAAGACACATTTCAAATCTTACAACACTATGGAACATCAGAAACTCCATCCGACTTCTCAGATAATGCAATTGTTGATTACAACGATATGACAATTGATGAAGATGAACTTACTGATGGTGTTGAACTATTTGAACAATTTGTTGGAAGTGATCTTGACGGCAGTGGTCATCATGTATATCCAAATGCAGCACATGAGCGATATGAAAGTATGTTAGACGAAAATAATGAGCGGTTAAATGATCTAGCTGAGTCAATTATCGATGAAAACCCTAAATAA
- a CDS encoding glycogen/starch/alpha-glucan phosphorylase: MFTSKETFKKRFLDKFERVYGKSFEDSTIQEQYATLGMLVREYASQDWIHTNERYRAESQKQVYYFSIEFLLGRLLGTNLMNLGIRDVCEAGLKELGISLSQIEEQEIDAGLGNGGLGRLAACFLDSLASMDYPGHGCGIRYKHGLFEQKIVNGYQVELPEQWLRNGNVWEVRKAGLAVEVKFGGHVEVSNSNGKMNFHHVNAETVSAVPHDMPVIGYENETVNTLRLWSAEPSPYRPDRDVMKYKQETEAISEFLYPDDTNVEGKILRLKQQYFLVSAGMQSILNSYLKTGQDIHDFHNHVAIHINDTHPVLAIPEFMRLLIDERNLSWEEAWHITTNTISYTNHTTLSEALEQWPISIFQNLLPRIFMVVEEINERFCMKLWKQYPNQWERIENMAIIAHDMVKMAHLAIVGSHSVNGVAQIHTDILKKREMKLFYEFYPEKFNNKTNGITHRRWLMKANPQLTDIINDRIGTEWIREPKQLEQLEKYACDPNFQDAVYEVKQVNKHHLAEKIRQHTGIVIDEQSIFDVQVKRLHAYKRQLLNILHIMHLYNRLSYEPNFTITPRTFIFGAKASPGYYYAKKIIKLINTLAEKVNNDPRTKDYLKVVFLENYSVSLAEEIIPATNVSEQISTASKEASGTGNMKFMMNGAITIGTMDGANVEIHELVGDDNMFTFGLSAQEVLAYQQRGGYNSFEYYHHDKRIHQVLEQLMNGFFSVTDSEFEHIYDSLLIQNDEYYVLRDFASYSDAQMKLSKMYENRSKWSQMSIMNIAKSGVFSSDRTIREYAENIWGVTSSAYVR; this comes from the coding sequence ATGTTTACAAGTAAAGAAACGTTTAAAAAACGATTTTTGGATAAGTTTGAACGTGTTTACGGTAAGAGCTTTGAGGATTCCACGATACAAGAGCAATATGCTACTTTAGGTATGCTAGTTAGAGAATATGCCAGTCAAGATTGGATTCATACAAATGAACGTTATAGAGCTGAATCTCAAAAGCAAGTTTATTATTTTTCAATTGAATTTTTGTTAGGTAGATTATTAGGAACTAATCTTATGAATTTAGGGATTAGGGATGTATGTGAAGCAGGGTTGAAAGAATTGGGAATAAGCCTATCTCAAATAGAAGAACAAGAGATTGATGCTGGATTAGGAAATGGAGGATTAGGAAGACTGGCGGCATGCTTTCTTGATTCATTAGCTTCAATGGATTATCCAGGACATGGATGTGGAATTCGCTATAAACATGGATTATTTGAACAAAAGATCGTAAATGGTTATCAAGTAGAATTACCTGAACAATGGCTTAGGAACGGGAATGTATGGGAAGTTAGGAAGGCTGGGTTAGCAGTAGAAGTAAAATTTGGTGGACATGTTGAAGTATCAAATTCAAATGGAAAAATGAATTTTCACCATGTGAACGCTGAAACCGTATCTGCTGTACCTCATGATATGCCTGTAATTGGCTATGAAAATGAAACGGTTAATACGTTACGTTTGTGGAGTGCAGAACCATCGCCATATCGACCAGATCGTGATGTGATGAAATATAAGCAAGAGACAGAAGCGATTTCCGAGTTCTTGTATCCAGATGATACGAATGTAGAGGGGAAAATTCTTCGTTTAAAGCAGCAGTATTTTCTCGTATCTGCAGGAATGCAAAGTATTCTTAATTCTTATTTGAAAACAGGCCAAGACATCCACGATTTCCACAATCATGTTGCGATTCATATTAACGATACACATCCAGTTCTTGCAATTCCAGAGTTTATGAGATTACTAATTGATGAAAGAAATTTAAGTTGGGAAGAGGCCTGGCATATCACGACAAATACGATTTCTTACACAAATCACACCACATTATCAGAGGCACTAGAGCAGTGGCCAATTTCTATTTTTCAAAATTTATTACCTCGTATTTTTATGGTTGTAGAAGAGATTAATGAACGGTTTTGTATGAAGTTATGGAAGCAGTATCCTAACCAGTGGGAACGTATTGAGAATATGGCTATTATTGCACATGATATGGTGAAAATGGCTCATTTAGCTATAGTAGGGAGTCATAGTGTTAACGGTGTAGCACAAATTCATACTGACATTTTAAAGAAAAGGGAAATGAAATTATTTTATGAATTCTATCCAGAGAAATTTAATAACAAAACAAATGGAATTACTCATAGACGTTGGTTGATGAAGGCAAATCCTCAATTAACTGATATCATTAACGATAGAATTGGAACAGAGTGGATACGAGAACCAAAACAGCTTGAACAACTAGAAAAATATGCTTGTGATCCAAATTTTCAAGATGCTGTCTATGAAGTGAAACAAGTAAACAAGCATCACCTTGCAGAGAAGATAAGACAACATACTGGTATCGTAATTGATGAACAATCAATTTTTGATGTTCAAGTCAAACGTCTTCATGCATACAAACGTCAACTATTAAATATTTTGCATATCATGCATTTATATAATCGATTGAGTTATGAGCCAAATTTTACAATAACACCGAGAACGTTCATTTTTGGTGCAAAAGCATCACCAGGATATTATTATGCAAAAAAAATAATTAAATTAATTAATACACTAGCTGAAAAGGTTAATAATGATCCGAGGACAAAAGATTACTTAAAAGTAGTTTTCTTAGAAAATTATAGCGTTTCATTGGCTGAGGAGATTATTCCTGCTACAAATGTAAGTGAGCAAATCTCTACCGCAAGTAAAGAAGCTTCAGGGACAGGAAATATGAAATTCATGATGAATGGTGCAATTACAATTGGAACGATGGATGGTGCGAATGTAGAAATTCATGAGCTTGTTGGTGATGATAATATGTTCACATTCGGCTTATCTGCACAAGAAGTACTGGCTTATCAACAGCGTGGTGGGTATAATTCGTTTGAATATTACCACCATGACAAGCGAATTCATCAAGTGTTGGAACAATTGATGAATGGATTCTTTTCTGTTACAGATAGCGAATTTGAGCATATTTATGATTCATTGCTTATTCAAAATGATGAATATTATGTTTTACGTGATTTTGCTAGTTACTCTGATGCACAGATGAAATTAAGTAAAATGTATGAAAATAGGAGTAAATGGTCTCAGATGTCTATTATGAATATCGCAAAGTCGGGCGTATTTTCGAGTGATAGGACGATCCGAGAATATGCGGAGAATATATGGGGGGTTACTTCTTCTGCTTATGTACGTTAG
- the menD gene encoding 2-succinyl-5-enolpyruvyl-6-hydroxy-3-cyclohexene-1-carboxylic-acid synthase, with translation MPTNNPLSSYIHAFVDELVRAGVRRIVISPGSRSTPIAMAAAQHPKMETWVNVDERSAAFFALGMAKGSQHPVAILCTSGTAAANYMPAVVEAKQSRVPLIVLTADRPHELRDVGAPQVIDQLNMFGNYAKWFVDLAIPESTNEMLRYIRTVADRAVALTKSEPAGVVHLNFPLREPLIPGPMPNMMKTAARDGMNPYTRISMGVKHLSKEQIFDYCRLFENVEKGLIVCGPQDDPMLSEFILLLSKRLNWPIISDPLSQLRSIARDEDHVIETYDAFLRDQEISNSLVPELVLRFGAMPVSKAYTLFIKNNPQIKQFIVDLDNDWREPTLMASHMIYADSKYFCEKVADSIQNTSGNDEWLESWKKVNSVTRQTIEYYYTGDVLFEGNVIKELIELIPENSSLFVSNSMPIRDLDTFYLNQSKQVTTYANRGANGIDGIISSALGVSTVSERLFLVIGDLSFYHDLNGLLAAKVYQLNITIIVINNDGGGIFSFLPQAKHPEHFEELFGTPHGLDFEYVVKMYGGTFDRIKSWQQFKDAVLNSMNRKGLQVIEVPTERDDNVNLHRLLWKEVHQNVKEATRYEGS, from the coding sequence ATGCCTACCAATAATCCACTGAGTTCTTATATACATGCATTTGTAGATGAATTGGTGAGAGCGGGGGTTAGGAGAATAGTCATTAGTCCTGGTTCTCGTTCAACTCCGATTGCCATGGCCGCAGCTCAACATCCTAAAATGGAAACATGGGTGAATGTTGATGAGCGTTCAGCGGCTTTTTTTGCGTTAGGCATGGCTAAAGGATCACAACATCCAGTAGCTATTTTGTGTACATCAGGTACGGCGGCAGCAAATTATATGCCTGCAGTAGTTGAGGCTAAGCAGTCTCGTGTTCCGCTGATTGTTTTAACTGCTGATCGTCCACACGAACTTAGGGATGTTGGCGCACCACAAGTAATTGACCAACTAAACATGTTTGGAAATTACGCCAAATGGTTTGTAGATTTAGCGATACCAGAGAGCACGAACGAGATGTTACGGTATATAAGAACTGTTGCTGATCGAGCAGTTGCATTAACAAAGAGTGAGCCAGCAGGGGTTGTTCATTTGAATTTTCCACTTCGTGAGCCACTTATACCAGGACCAATGCCTAATATGATGAAAACTGCTGCAAGAGATGGAATGAATCCATATACACGTATTTCAATGGGAGTTAAGCACCTTTCTAAAGAGCAAATCTTCGATTATTGTCGTTTGTTTGAAAATGTAGAAAAAGGGCTTATTGTTTGTGGACCACAGGATGATCCAATGTTAAGTGAATTTATTCTACTATTATCGAAACGACTGAATTGGCCTATAATCTCTGATCCTCTTTCTCAACTAAGAAGTATTGCTAGAGATGAAGATCATGTTATTGAGACGTATGATGCATTTTTACGTGATCAAGAAATCTCTAATTCACTTGTACCTGAACTAGTGCTTCGATTTGGCGCCATGCCAGTGTCAAAGGCATACACGTTATTTATAAAAAACAATCCTCAAATCAAACAATTCATCGTTGATTTAGATAACGATTGGCGTGAACCGACACTAATGGCGTCACATATGATTTATGCTGATTCGAAGTATTTTTGTGAAAAAGTGGCAGATTCAATTCAGAATACAAGTGGAAATGATGAATGGTTAGAGAGTTGGAAAAAGGTTAATTCTGTAACTAGACAAACAATTGAGTATTATTATACAGGTGATGTCCTTTTTGAAGGTAATGTAATAAAAGAGTTAATAGAACTAATACCTGAAAACTCTTCATTGTTCGTTAGTAACAGTATGCCTATTCGTGACTTAGATACGTTTTACCTCAACCAATCTAAACAAGTTACAACGTATGCAAATCGTGGAGCAAATGGTATTGATGGCATTATTTCAAGTGCTCTAGGTGTTAGTACCGTGAGTGAGCGACTCTTTCTTGTAATTGGTGATCTGTCGTTTTATCATGATTTAAATGGTTTGCTCGCCGCTAAGGTGTATCAATTGAATATAACAATTATCGTAATTAATAACGATGGAGGCGGAATTTTCTCTTTCCTCCCTCAAGCAAAGCATCCAGAACACTTTGAGGAATTATTTGGGACCCCACATGGTTTAGATTTTGAATATGTTGTTAAAATGTACGGAGGTACATTTGATAGAATTAAAAGTTGGCAACAGTTTAAAGACGCCGTGTTAAATAGTATGAATAGAAAAGGGTTACAAGTAATAGAAGTTCCAACTGAACGCGATGATAATGTTAACTTACACCGTTTGCTGTGGAAAGAAGTACATCAAAATGTGAAAGAGGCAACTCGATATGAAGGTTCGTGA
- a CDS encoding isochorismate synthase — protein MVAIQQEAVTEQLALGVKKATEQSREILVSIVKKVRGCSPLSVFASAGALNINERVFWSEPNGDFQVSAIGAIHTVEAFSDDRYTEATYKWHEIKKGAIISPHSRPRGTGPLMLGGFSFDEQPVKHKLWSEFPHTKLILPVMMVSFIESEAWLTINTLVKANDDVEVKASEIMKLEQQLLLNVNEHLHRENLSILSIDEKAKEDWLNTVDFLASEMRDQLYEKVVLARELRLKLDQSIQVENVLQKLLNEQSTSHIFAFQFESDCFVGASPERLVKREGGQFLSTCLAGSTGRGTTVEIDQELGQALLNDEKNLHEHQIVVDMIRSAMEICCSEVDIPTSPILYKARDIQHLYTPVVGKAKENVSLLSVVGHLHPTPALGGYPRNVALKKIREHEALERGWYAAPIGWIDYEGNGEFIVAIRSGLIQGNEASLFAGCGLVGDSNSESEYDETRIKFRPMLSAIGGVNDAYQ, from the coding sequence ATGGTTGCAATTCAGCAAGAAGCTGTAACAGAGCAACTCGCTCTTGGAGTTAAAAAAGCTACAGAACAATCTCGAGAAATTCTCGTAAGTATAGTTAAAAAAGTAAGAGGTTGTTCACCGTTGTCAGTTTTTGCATCTGCAGGAGCGCTTAATATAAATGAAAGAGTTTTTTGGTCGGAGCCTAATGGTGATTTTCAAGTTTCTGCTATTGGTGCGATTCACACGGTGGAAGCGTTTTCGGATGATCGTTATACAGAAGCGACATACAAATGGCATGAAATTAAGAAGGGTGCAATCATTTCTCCTCATAGTAGACCAAGGGGCACTGGTCCTCTCATGCTAGGAGGCTTTTCTTTTGATGAGCAACCTGTAAAACATAAATTATGGAGTGAATTTCCTCATACAAAGTTGATCTTACCTGTGATGATGGTTTCATTTATTGAATCAGAAGCATGGCTAACGATAAACACTTTAGTAAAAGCTAATGATGATGTCGAAGTTAAGGCTAGTGAAATAATGAAGCTAGAGCAACAGTTATTATTAAATGTGAATGAACATCTTCATAGAGAGAATCTGAGTATACTTTCTATTGATGAGAAAGCGAAGGAAGATTGGTTGAACACGGTAGATTTCTTAGCAAGTGAAATGCGTGATCAATTATATGAAAAGGTTGTATTGGCAAGGGAGTTACGCCTCAAACTAGATCAGTCAATTCAAGTTGAGAATGTGTTACAGAAGTTGTTGAACGAGCAATCGACATCTCATATTTTCGCTTTTCAGTTTGAATCAGATTGCTTTGTAGGGGCATCACCAGAACGATTAGTTAAACGTGAAGGTGGACAGTTTCTTTCTACTTGCTTAGCTGGTTCTACTGGGCGTGGAACAACAGTTGAGATTGATCAAGAGTTAGGACAAGCTTTATTGAACGATGAGAAAAACCTTCATGAACATCAAATTGTTGTTGATATGATACGTTCTGCAATGGAGATTTGTTGTTCTGAAGTAGATATTCCTACTTCCCCAATTTTATATAAGGCGCGAGATATTCAACACCTATATACACCAGTTGTAGGAAAAGCAAAGGAAAATGTTTCACTTCTATCCGTTGTTGGACATTTACATCCAACACCTGCTCTTGGTGGATATCCAAGAAATGTTGCATTGAAAAAAATTCGAGAGCATGAAGCACTTGAGAGAGGTTGGTATGCAGCACCTATCGGTTGGATTGATTATGAAGGAAATGGTGAATTCATTGTGGCAATTCGTTCAGGGCTTATTCAAGGAAATGAAGCTTCATTATTCGCGGGGTGTGGCCTCGTTGGTGATTCAAATTCTGAGAGTGAGTATGATGAGACAAGAATTAAATTTCGTCCGATGCTTTCAGCGATAGGGGGAGTTAACGATGCCTACCAATAA
- the menB gene encoding 1,4-dihydroxy-2-naphthoyl-CoA synthase, with the protein MAIEWVQERQYEDIMYETFNGIAKISINRPEVRNAFRPKTVHELIDAFAYARDDSNIGVIVLAGVGDDAFCAGGDQKVRGHGGYVGDDQIPRLNVLDLQRLIRVIPKPVVAMVSGYAIGGGHVLHVVCDLTIAADNAIFGQTGPKVGSFDAGYGAGYLARIVGHKKAREIWYLCRQYNAQEALDMGLVNTVVPLEQLEEETVQWCKEMLEKSPTALRFLKASLNADTDGLAGLQQMGGDATLLYYTTDEAKEGRDAFKEKRDPDFKQFPRFP; encoded by the coding sequence ATGGCAATTGAATGGGTACAAGAACGTCAATATGAAGATATTATGTATGAAACATTTAACGGTATTGCAAAAATTTCGATTAATCGTCCTGAAGTGCGAAATGCATTTCGTCCAAAAACAGTACATGAGTTAATTGATGCATTTGCATATGCTCGTGATGATTCTAACATTGGAGTTATCGTACTTGCAGGTGTGGGTGATGACGCGTTCTGTGCAGGAGGAGATCAAAAAGTTCGCGGTCATGGCGGATATGTAGGCGATGATCAAATTCCACGCTTAAACGTTTTAGATTTACAACGTCTAATTCGTGTAATTCCTAAGCCAGTAGTTGCAATGGTATCTGGTTATGCAATCGGTGGTGGTCATGTTCTTCATGTTGTATGTGACTTAACAATTGCGGCAGACAATGCAATCTTTGGACAAACAGGTCCAAAAGTAGGAAGCTTTGATGCAGGGTATGGAGCTGGTTATCTTGCACGCATCGTTGGACATAAGAAAGCACGTGAAATTTGGTACTTATGTCGCCAATATAATGCACAAGAAGCATTGGATATGGGCTTAGTCAATACGGTTGTTCCACTTGAACAGCTTGAGGAAGAAACAGTACAATGGTGTAAAGAGATGTTAGAGAAATCTCCAACAGCATTACGTTTCTTAAAGGCATCATTAAATGCTGATACAGATGGTTTAGCTGGTCTTCAACAAATGGGTGGAGATGCTACATTGTTATACTATACAACAGATGAAGCAAAAGAAGGACGGGACGCGTTCAAAGAAAAACGTGATCCGGACTTTAAGCAATTTCCGCGCTTCCCTTAA
- a CDS encoding 1,4-dihydroxy-2-naphthoate polyprenyltransferase: protein MQGQIEKNKQPITSHSYHIQKKSWKVWWHLLRPHTLTAAFVPVAIGSVLALQDGVFNVLLFVAMLTASILIQAATNMFNEYYDFKRGLDNENSVGIGGAIVREGVAPKTVLNLAFSFFGIATLLGVYICMNSSWWIALIGTICMIAGYLYTGGPYPIAYTPFGELVAGLFMGLIIILLSYYIQTGTITTESIVVSVPISILVGAILLANNIRDLDGDKENGRKTIAILLGHDKAVLLLSSMFAISYLWMISLVFMGMFSAWALIVFLSIPKAVKASKGFKGKKIPIQMMPAMVATAQTNTIFGFLLALGLLLSYIL, encoded by the coding sequence ATGCAAGGACAAATTGAGAAAAATAAACAACCGATCACATCACATTCATATCATATTCAGAAAAAAAGTTGGAAAGTATGGTGGCATCTACTTCGTCCACACACATTAACTGCAGCATTTGTACCAGTGGCAATCGGTTCAGTTCTCGCTTTGCAAGATGGAGTTTTTAACGTGTTACTATTTGTAGCAATGCTCACTGCTAGTATTTTAATTCAAGCTGCAACAAATATGTTTAACGAATATTACGATTTTAAACGTGGGTTAGATAATGAGAATTCTGTGGGCATAGGTGGAGCGATCGTTCGTGAAGGCGTTGCACCAAAAACCGTACTGAACCTTGCATTTTCTTTCTTTGGTATTGCTACATTGTTAGGCGTATACATTTGTATGAATAGCAGTTGGTGGATTGCACTAATTGGAACAATTTGCATGATAGCAGGTTATCTCTATACAGGAGGACCTTACCCTATCGCTTATACACCTTTTGGTGAACTTGTAGCTGGACTATTTATGGGATTAATAATCATCTTACTCTCTTATTATATTCAAACTGGAACAATTACAACTGAAAGTATCGTCGTATCTGTTCCCATATCCATATTAGTTGGCGCAATTTTACTAGCCAATAATATTCGTGACCTTGATGGTGACAAAGAAAACGGACGAAAAACGATCGCCATCTTACTAGGTCATGATAAAGCAGTCCTCTTATTATCAAGTATGTTTGCAATTTCTTACCTGTGGATGATTTCACTCGTGTTTATGGGTATGTTCTCAGCGTGGGCATTAATTGTTTTCTTAAGTATTCCAAAAGCGGTTAAAGCATCGAAAGGGTTTAAAGGAAAGAAAATTCCAATCCAAATGATGCCTGCTATGGTCGCAACAGCTCAAACGAATACCATTTTTGGATTCTTATTAGCACTTGGTTTATTGTTAAGCTATATTTTATAA